In Ruania alkalisoli, the DNA window CGCAACAGCCGCAGGATGCGGGCGATCTCCTCGGTGGCCACTGAGACCATGCCGCCCTCACCGGAGGTCATGTTCTTGGTCGGGTAGAGCGAGAACATCGCGAAATCGCCGAAGGTACCCACCGGGTCCCCGTGCAGGGTGGCGCCGTGCGCCTGGGCAGCGTCCTCGAACACGCGCAGCCCGTGGGAGTCCGCGACCGCCTGCAGGCCGGCCATATCGGCCGCGTGACCGTACAGGTGCACCGGCATGATCGCCGTTGTGCGTTCGGTGACGGCGGCAGCGACCGAGGCGGGGTCGAGGCAGAAGGTGTCGAGCTCGATGTCGGCGAAGACGGGCGTGGCGCCGGCCAGGGCCACGGAGTTCCCGGTGGCGGCGAAGGTGAAGGACGGCACGATCACCTCATCGCCCGGGCCGATGCCGGCGGCGAGCAGCCCCAGGTGCAGGCCCGAGGTGCCGGAGTTCACGGCCACGCAGGTGCGGCCTCCGAGCAGGGCGTCGGAGAACTCCTGCTCGAAGGTGGCTACCTCTGGGCCCTGGGCGAGCATGCCCGACCGGAGCACCCGGTCGACGGCGGCGCGTTCAGCCTCACCGATGATCGGCTTGGCGGCGGGGATGGGCTCCGTCACTGAGAATCTCCTCGGCTGGCGGCATGGTCGTGGCTTGCTGGCGAGCGTCGTTCGCGAAGGCGAGCTGCGCCGTCGTGGGTGTACTCCTCATACTCTGCGCCGGTGCGCGGGCAGGTCCAGACGCCCGGGGCGGACTCCGTGAGCGGTACCCCGGCGCGGCCGACCCAGCGGATCCGGCGCGCCGGCACCCCGGCCACGAGGGCGAAGTCGGGGACGTCGGTGGTCACCACGGCACCGGCGGCCACGGTGGCCCAGCGGCCCACGGTCACGGGCGCGATGCACACGGCGCGAGCGCCGATCGAACAGCCCTCACGCAGGGTGACACCCACCGGCTCCCAGTCGGCCCCGGACTTGCGGGTGCCGTCGGGGTTGATCGCGCGGGGATACTCGTCATTGGTGAGCACGGCGGCGGGGCCGACGAAGACGCCGTCCTCCAGGTGCGCGGGCTCATACACGAGGGCGTAGTTCTGCACCTTGCAGTGCGCGCCGAGGCGCACACCGGTGCCGATGTAGGCGCCGCGGCCGATGATGCAGCCCGGTCCGAGTACTGCGTTCTCGCGCACCTGCGCGAGCTGCCAGATGCTCGTGCCCTCGCCGACCTCGGCGCTCGGATCCACCTCGGCGGTGTCGACGATCATGCCTCGCACACTACTTGGTGGAGGGCGCCTCGCCCACGCCCGGCGCCGTCGGATCACGTCCGGGCGCGTTGTGGTGTGGATCCGATTCACGCGGCACACCGGA includes these proteins:
- a CDS encoding DegT/DnrJ/EryC1/StrS family aminotransferase translates to MTEPIPAAKPIIGEAERAAVDRVLRSGMLAQGPEVATFEQEFSDALLGGRTCVAVNSGTSGLHLGLLAAGIGPGDEVIVPSFTFAATGNSVALAGATPVFADIELDTFCLDPASVAAAVTERTTAIMPVHLYGHAADMAGLQAVADSHGLRVFEDAAQAHGATLHGDPVGTFGDFAMFSLYPTKNMTSGEGGMVSVATEEIARILRLLRTQGMDRPYENELVGFNARMTDVHAAIGRVQLAQLAGWTATRQANAAALTEGLAGIPGVVTPTVKPGATHVYHQYTIRLDGASAEARDAVVNRLREQGVGCGVYYPIPNHRLPSLAPYAPDLDLPVTERAAREVISLPVHPSLTDADLERIIAGVTSAVGGGA
- a CDS encoding acyltransferase, translated to MIVDTAEVDPSAEVGEGTSIWQLAQVRENAVLGPGCIIGRGAYIGTGVRLGAHCKVQNYALVYEPAHLEDGVFVGPAAVLTNDEYPRAINPDGTRKSGADWEPVGVTLREGCSIGARAVCIAPVTVGRWATVAAGAVVTTDVPDFALVAGVPARRIRWVGRAGVPLTESAPGVWTCPRTGAEYEEYTHDGAARLRERRSPASHDHAASRGDSQ